From one Candidatus Zymogenus saltonus genomic stretch:
- a CDS encoding MFS transporter — protein MEDNKLSRKTMLGYGIYDLGGNLFFTAMAFVLLIYLTDTVLIAPALAGAIVAIGKIWDAVTDPVVGYMSDRTKTRWGRRRPYMFFGSILLVFAMIMMFTNPLLVFDKATFFNPDVFSEGFDWTKAAWNPKEHQTFLLIWGIVFYCFLNLAYTIVNIPYSSLTPELTKDYHERTVLNGYRFGCAVFGTLLGAGASFPIVYLFPNTNVGFMALGFIFGIVMLIVAMITVFSIREPEWHGAELTQGFFKTYFKVFRNKPYILITMTYMLHLLALSVVTGVAAYYFKYIHQAEKEVTTAMLILLVTAMLFIPISVVLGKKIGKKLVYIIGMAAFALSILVIGTIGHIMPMTFSFIMMFSAGLGLGFMYVPPYAMLPDTVEYDYLISGERTEGSFYAIFLFFSKVGQAFALATIGIVLQLTRYTENIVPQPDPLANFGILILMGAIPAIFFFIGMVVVKRYPITEERYAEILKEIEIKDAKKAGK, from the coding sequence ATGGAAGATAACAAGCTCTCCAGAAAGACAATGCTTGGGTACGGCATCTACGACCTCGGCGGAAACCTCTTCTTTACCGCGATGGCCTTTGTACTCCTTATCTACCTCACCGATACCGTCCTTATCGCCCCCGCCCTGGCAGGGGCCATAGTGGCCATCGGAAAAATCTGGGACGCGGTTACCGATCCCGTGGTCGGCTACATGTCGGACAGGACGAAGACGAGATGGGGAAGAAGGAGGCCCTACATGTTCTTCGGCTCCATACTTCTTGTTTTCGCCATGATCATGATGTTCACAAATCCGCTTCTGGTCTTCGACAAAGCGACGTTTTTTAATCCCGATGTCTTCTCCGAGGGCTTCGACTGGACGAAGGCCGCCTGGAATCCGAAGGAGCATCAGACCTTTCTCTTGATATGGGGAATCGTCTTCTACTGCTTTCTGAACCTGGCATATACCATCGTCAATATCCCCTACAGCTCCCTGACCCCCGAGCTGACCAAGGACTACCACGAGAGGACGGTACTGAACGGCTACCGTTTCGGCTGTGCGGTCTTCGGGACGCTTCTCGGAGCCGGTGCTTCCTTTCCCATCGTCTATCTATTTCCCAACACCAATGTTGGTTTCATGGCGCTGGGGTTTATCTTCGGCATAGTCATGCTGATAGTGGCCATGATCACTGTCTTTTCGATCAGGGAGCCGGAGTGGCATGGGGCGGAGCTGACTCAGGGTTTTTTCAAGACTTATTTCAAGGTTTTCAGGAACAAGCCCTATATCCTTATAACCATGACCTACATGCTGCATCTCCTTGCCCTCTCCGTGGTTACCGGGGTTGCGGCCTACTACTTCAAGTATATCCATCAGGCCGAAAAGGAGGTTACTACGGCGATGTTGATACTCCTCGTTACCGCCATGCTCTTTATACCGATAAGCGTCGTGTTGGGTAAAAAGATCGGCAAGAAGCTCGTCTATATAATAGGGATGGCGGCCTTCGCCCTGTCGATTCTTGTAATCGGCACGATCGGTCACATCATGCCCATGACCTTCTCCTTTATCATGATGTTTTCCGCCGGCCTCGGCCTCGGTTTCATGTACGTCCCTCCCTACGCGATGCTCCCGGACACCGTCGAGTACGACTACCTGATAAGCGGCGAGCGAACCGAGGGATCGTTTTACGCCATCTTCCTCTTTTTCTCAAAGGTGGGACAGGCCTTCGCCTTGGCCACTATAGGGATAGTCCTTCAGCTGACCCGTTATACGGAAAACATCGTACCGCAGCCGGACCCGCTGGCTAATTTCGGAATACTGATACTGATGGGGGCGATTCCGGCCATCTTCTTCTTTATCGGAATGGTTGTAGTGAAGCGTTACCCGATTACGGAGGAGCGGTACGCGGAGATACTCAAAGAGATAGAAATCAAGGACGCGAAAAAGGCGGGGAAATAG